Within Henriciella litoralis, the genomic segment CATACAGCGACAGCACGCCTGGAAGAGATCAATGATGTCTTCGGCAAGATGGTGGAAGGAAAAATTGATGGCCGGATCGTCCTCGACTTCGCCTGAAACGCCTGCCCGTGTCCTTGCGACGCAGGCCGCACATGATCTGATTGAGGAAATCCAGGCAGACTATCCTGACATCATTTTCCATCAGTCGGGCGGCTGCTGCGACGGGTCCAGCCCGATGTGCTATCCGGCCGACGATTTCAGGATCGGTGAGCGGGACGTGAAGCTGGGTGAGGTGGCGGGTGTGCCGGTCTACATTTCCGGCAGCCAGTTCGAGGCCTGGAAACACACCCAGCTCATCCTGGATGTCGTGGCGGGCCGCGGCGGGATGTTCTCGCTCGACAATGGCCGGGAAAAGCGCTTCCTGACCCGCTCACGCGTTTTCACCGAGGACGAGCTTGCCGCCCTCGGTGGACACCAGGCGGCCTAGCCCTTCAGCTGAAGTTGGCCAAGGAAGTCCCGCTTGCCAAGCGGCACGCCCTTCATGCGAAGAATGTCATAGGCGGTTGTCGCGTGGAAATAGAGGTTGGGCTTTGAGAATGAGAAGAGAAAGCCTTCAGCGGTAAACGGCATGCGCATCTCACCAAATTTGAACATCACGTCCTTGCCGGCAAGTGCGTTCACGTCGTCAGCCGAAAGATCGGCCAGCGATTGCGCTGCTTTGGCCAGATTTGCCTGAAAACCGGCATAGTCTGGCGTATCGAGCCCGGAGACGGCATTGAACTCGCCGGCCTGCACGCCTTCGATGGCGCCAAAGGAATGATGGATCACCGAATTGAGCTGAAAGGTCAGCGGCAGCATTGTCTCGTGAATGCAGTCGGTCAGCAGGCTGTCTGGCGACTCGCCCTTGCCTTCATAGTGCTGAGCGCCTTTTTCAAGCACGCCCTGAATACTCCCGACCATCTGCTTCATGGATGGGATGACGGCATCGTAAAGTGAAAGGCTCATTGTCTGGTTTCCTCCGATTGGTTGGCCTGAGGCTTAGTTTGTCGCCCCAAGTGACGCAAGCGAATGCGATGGGGGGTTTGCTCACTCGCTTCAGGGCCTTATGCCGGGGGGCAGATTATCAATGGAGACTACACATGGCTGACGCCGAGAACACAATTCTGATGGAAACCACCAAGGGCCCGGTGAAGATCGAACTTCGCCCGGACCTCGCGCCCAACCATGTTGCGCGCATCAAGGAACTGGCCCGCGAAGGCTTTTATGACGGCATCGTCTTTCACCGCGTGATCGACGGTTTCATGGCGCAGGTTGGCTGCCCGAATGGCACCGGCACAGGCGGCTCCGACAAGCCGGACCTGAAGCAGGAGTTCAACAATGAGCCGCACGTTCGCGGCACCTGCTCAATGGCCCGGACGAACAATCCAAACTCGGCCAACTCGCAATTCTTCATCTGCTTCGACGATGCCAGCTTCCTGAACAAGC encodes:
- a CDS encoding peptidylprolyl isomerase produces the protein MADAENTILMETTKGPVKIELRPDLAPNHVARIKELAREGFYDGIVFHRVIDGFMAQVGCPNGTGTGGSDKPDLKQEFNNEPHVRGTCSMARTNNPNSANSQFFICFDDASFLNKQYTVWGQVVEGMDNVDQLKRGEPVRDPDSIVSMKVAADA
- a CDS encoding DUF1993 domain-containing protein, with translation MSLSLYDAVIPSMKQMVGSIQGVLEKGAQHYEGKGESPDSLLTDCIHETMLPLTFQLNSVIHHSFGAIEGVQAGEFNAVSGLDTPDYAGFQANLAKAAQSLADLSADDVNALAGKDVMFKFGEMRMPFTAEGFLFSFSKPNLYFHATTAYDILRMKGVPLGKRDFLGQLQLKG
- a CDS encoding DUF779 domain-containing protein produces the protein MAGSSSTSPETPARVLATQAAHDLIEEIQADYPDIIFHQSGGCCDGSSPMCYPADDFRIGERDVKLGEVAGVPVYISGSQFEAWKHTQLILDVVAGRGGMFSLDNGREKRFLTRSRVFTEDELAALGGHQAA